GTCATAACCCAATCAATGACGCCGTGCTGAAGAGAATGATTGACTTTTAGTTCAATATCCACCTTTCCGGCTGGTGATTCCAGGCGCGCACGCCCCTCGGAAACGGATTTGAAGGCGCTGGTCCATTCAGGAAGACGCAAGGGATCAGCGATGTAACGAAAAGCTTCGTCATACGAGGCCTCAATTGTGATTGCTTGAACATCGAACATCCTCATAGGTTTCCTCCTTATATATGTATAGACTGATGACGAAGGAAACCTGTGACCGGGATGTTCTTACGATTGGGACGGTGGATTCAGCAGCGCAGCAAGAATGCCAAGCAGG
This genomic stretch from bacterium harbors:
- a CDS encoding SRPBCC family protein; its protein translation is MRMFDVQAITIEASYDEAFRYIADPLRLPEWTSAFKSVSEGRARLESPAGKVDIELKVNHSLQHGVIDWVMTFPDGTMASAFSRLLLAGDRRCIFVFILMPPPVPLEQLEGALEQQSQVLQAELKRLCEILGGSAQ